Part of the Candidatus Cloacimonadota bacterium genome, TTGCGTTCTTTGTAAGCCAATTCCAGGCTTTGCAATACATCCAGAGGCGTGCCGCAACGGAGAGAGCCATCGGAAATATCGATGAGAGGTGGATGGAAAGGGTTCCTGCAGCTTGAAAGCAGCAGGATCAGCGCCAACAGCGGAAGAAAGAGGAGTCTATTGCGAGAAGCCATGTTTCATCCTGCCCCAGGTGGGGTTGGCAAAGGTGCGGTAGTCGAACCATTTGCTGATGTACCAATAAGCTCCGGATTTTCTCAGTTGTATCTCAAGGTTGCCCTTGTAATGGCCCGTGGCGCCGGCCACGGCTGGAAAGCCCACCAGCTCGTACTGTCGGAAGATCCGGGCCTCGGAAGGGCCGATCTCGTCCGGCTGGGCGTCTTGCGGCGTGAGGATGACCTCCGCGTTTTCCAGGCCCGGTGACTGGCTGAAGAGATTGAGCAGCATATCCTGCTCCTGAGCGGCGTTCCAGGTTGCGGGCAGATTGTAGTTGTTCACGTCCTGCGCGGCGAAGCGGAAACTGAAATCCTGAGTGAACAGGCCGGCGTATTTCACGGCATTGCGGCTGTCTTCAAAGCAATACTCCAGGTTTTGCAGGCACAGGTCCCAGTTCGTGGGATAGCTATTCCAGGGAGCCTGTTCCACGGGCGGTTCGGAATCCCGCAGGCGGAAAAGGTCGCAGCCGGCCAGAGCCAGCAATATAGCAAGGAGTATGGCGATATCTCTCATAATCTCATTTTCAGCGGCGGGCAAATCGTGTCAACAGATATTTGGCGGAAAGCCCGTCCGAATTGATCCATCCCGCTGAGGATATGGCATACAAGCCGTTTCTGAATAGCCGGTTGATCCGCAAAAAAGGGCAAAATCCGGTCCTTATGAGAGAAAGCGGATTCAATTCTTCCAGACGCTCAGCACTTCTCCCACGGTGAAGAGCGAACCGCCACAGACCAGTATGTCGTCAGGTTTCAGATCCGATCTGGCGATTTGGAAAGCTTTGGCCACGGAATCTGCCTCGACGTAGTCCACCCCGTTCCTGACGGCCTCAGCTGCTTGTTGGGCCAAGGTTGCGGCTCGGTCGGAAGAGTTTTGGGCGAAGTAGATCTTTTCGGCGTTTAAGCAAATGAGTCGGAGCATTTCAGGATAGTTCTTATCGGCCAGGATCGAGACCAGAAAACGGAAGCGGCGACGGGGCCAAACGCGGCGCAGAGTATCCAGCATGGCTTTCACACCCTGAACGTTGTGGGCGCCGTCAACAATGATCACCGGAGCCGTGCTGAGCACCTGCATTCGGCCGCGCCAGTTGATGTTTCGCAGGGCGTGGTGCACTTTCCTGGCACAGACCTTTATACCCATGACATTGGCATATATAAAGAAAGCCGTGAGGGCGAGGGCGACGTTTCCGGCCTGGTGTTCACCCAGCAGGTTGGTGACCAGGCCCCGGTAGGTGTGGCGCCCAAAACGGTAATCGAAACGGATCCCGTCCACCCGGCGGGCTGTGACGCGGCTAAAATAATCCCTGCCGGAAAGATAGACTGGCGCGTTCAGGGTTTTAGCGCGGTTGAGAATGATCCGCCGCGGGGAAGCGGGAATGCGCCCCAGCACCAGCGGCACGCCGGATTTGATGATACCCGCTTTTTCGGCTGCAATCAATTCCAAGCTGCCGCCTAAGGTTTTCACGTGGTCGAGGCCAATGGTGGTGATGGCCGCCACATCAGGGATGAAAAGATTGGTGGCATCCAGCCTTCCGCCTAGGCCAACCTCGATGATGCTGCTCTGGAGCTTGCTCTCGCTGAAAATCTGAAAGGCGATGGCAGTAGTTATTTCGAAGAAAGAGGCATCCCACTTTTCGAACAGAGGTTCTAACCGATGGTAAGTAGCCAGGATGCTCTCGAAAGGCAGTTCTGTACCATTAATGCGGAAACGCTCGGTGTAATTGATCAGGTGGGGCGAGGTGTTGAGCCCGGTGCTGTGCCCGTGCGCCAGGCAAAGAGCCTCCAGAGTGGCGCAAACGCTGCCTTTGCCGTTGGTTCCGGCCACGTGGAAGCCGCGCAGACCAGCCTGGGGATTGCCCATTTCCTCCAGCAAACGCTCCATCCTGTTCAATTCCAGCTTGACGTTGCCGGAATACTTTTGATAGATATGGTCCAAAAATTCCTGATATCGCAAAGCTATTCCTCGGTATTGGAGATGTGGAAAAAACTCCCCGCGACCGGTACTTCCGCCTCAGCCGCGGGGAAATGTCAATGTCAGTTCAGATTTATTCCGTTTCTGTTTCGGCCGGAGTTGCTTCCTCCATGAAATTATCTTCGGGAAAAACGTTGCTTTGGCTGGGAGCTGCCGGAGCGAGCGACTGCCTCCACTGCACAAGCGCCGGATCGCTGTTCGCGGCGTTGAATTCCTTGTGGGGAGTGTTTTTCCAGTAGTTCAGATACTTCTGAATCTCTTCAGACCTTTGCTTGGCGCTTTTCTTGGCACTGTCAATCAGAGCCAGATCAGAAATCATCACATTCTGGATTTTAGTGGTGCTCATGTTGTCGTAGAAGGCCTTGTCCAAAACATGGGCGGGAAAGTCAGCAATGTTGGGGCAAAAAACAAGGATGCCGGAATAGTGTTTGGTTTCTCCGTCAATCACTTCGTAGAGGTATTTGCCGAAGACCTGGTATTCCGTTTTTTCGCCCTGCAGTTCAGGGCAGTATTTTTCCTCGGTGAGGTAGGGCTGTTTGCTGCCGGGTTTGGTAGTGGTGCGCAGCATGTTTAGGTCACCGTTGAAATCCTGCTGGGTTTCCAAAACATAATCATTGGCTGCCACCCAGATATTTTTCATGTTTGTGGTACAATCGTCGGTGTTCTTTTCGGGATCAAGGTTAAACATCCCGGACAAGGCTAGGATCGCGATCAGAGCTATGGCCAGGACGGCGCTCAACACCCAGAAAAGCACGCTTCCCTGTTGGTTTTTCAACATGAGTAACTCCTGAAAGATATGGTTTTTCTAATTATTTTACACCGCCCAATCACGTCAAGCCTTTTTTGCAGGGGGCATAATCTTGTTGATGTATCCATAGGTTTCCCGGATGTCCGAGAAACGCTCCCTGTAATCGGCTTCTGGATCGATTCTGATGCCGCTCATGCGCCTGCCAACATTGCTTTCGCCCCAATTGTAAGCTGCCAGCACCAAGGTCCAGTTGTTGCCAAAGCGCCCGTGCAGGTAGTTCAGATAGCGGGCCGAGATGCTGAGGTTGTAGGGTGGAAAATAGAGCATGCCGCGCCTGTGGCTCATGTGCACATAACTGGCGGTGGATTCCTGCACCTGCCCCAGGCCGATGGCTTGGGCCGGTGACACAGCGAAGCTGCGGAAGCGGCTTTCCGTGTTGATCAGCCGGTAGAAAATGCCCGGATCGAGGCCATAAATAACAGCCGCGCTGAGGGTCATCAACCTCACTGAAACGGGGTTGTACACCAGGATCAAAAGCACCAAAAGCAGGACCAGGGGGAAATAGACAATCCTCCTGAACCTGCTTTTCTTTTTGGCGGTGGACACGGCTTGGATCAGGCCAGGCCTTTCTTGAAATCGTTAAGCCGCATAATGTGCGACACTTCTTCGTTGATGATGCGCCTCAAGACCTTGAGGGCCTTGGGGTTGGAAATACTGTCGCTGAGCGCGTGGAAATAAAGCAAGGTGTCCTTTTCAAAGGCGATGGCGTTTTCCACCACGGCAGCCAGGTCAGCAGCTCCGGCGGCCTTGCGGATGGCGGATTCCTCGCTGTTGAAGATCCTGCCTTCCACGATGGTCTTCAGGTAGGCTGAAACCATTTCCCAGTCTTGGGAGAGTTCCAGATCCTGCATGTCGGCGTCGTCGCGCAGGGCCATGAAGGTCTTTTCGTGGTCCAGTTCCTGGTCGCGCAAGTAAGCGATGAATTCCCTGCTCTTGTCGTCCAGGTCCTTCCTTTTGGTAGCTTCCTGGTAAAAGGCATAGCCGTTGCGTTCGATTTGCACGGCCATTTCAATGATCTCGTTGATTGAGAAAGCTGGCATTATTCCTCCAGTTGG contains:
- a CDS encoding bifunctional folylpolyglutamate synthase/dihydrofolate synthase, with translation MRYQEFLDHIYQKYSGNVKLELNRMERLLEEMGNPQAGLRGFHVAGTNGKGSVCATLEALCLAHGHSTGLNTSPHLINYTERFRINGTELPFESILATYHRLEPLFEKWDASFFEITTAIAFQIFSESKLQSSIIEVGLGGRLDATNLFIPDVAAITTIGLDHVKTLGGSLELIAAEKAGIIKSGVPLVLGRIPASPRRIILNRAKTLNAPVYLSGRDYFSRVTARRVDGIRFDYRFGRHTYRGLVTNLLGEHQAGNVALALTAFFIYANVMGIKVCARKVHHALRNINWRGRMQVLSTAPVIIVDGAHNVQGVKAMLDTLRRVWPRRRFRFLVSILADKNYPEMLRLICLNAEKIYFAQNSSDRAATLAQQAAEAVRNGVDYVEADSVAKAFQIARSDLKPDDILVCGGSLFTVGEVLSVWKN
- a CDS encoding lytic transglycosylase domain-containing protein, whose protein sequence is MIQAVSTAKKKSRFRRIVYFPLVLLLVLLILVYNPVSVRLMTLSAAVIYGLDPGIFYRLINTESRFRSFAVSPAQAIGLGQVQESTASYVHMSHRRGMLYFPPYNLSISARYLNYLHGRFGNNWTLVLAAYNWGESNVGRRMSGIRIDPEADYRERFSDIRETYGYINKIMPPAKKA
- a CDS encoding ferritin family protein — encoded protein: MPAFSINEIIEMAVQIERNGYAFYQEATKRKDLDDKSREFIAYLRDQELDHEKTFMALRDDADMQDLELSQDWEMVSAYLKTIVEGRIFNSEESAIRKAAGAADLAAVVENAIAFEKDTLLYFHALSDSISNPKALKVLRRIINEEVSHIMRLNDFKKGLA